TGTTCGCTACACGCTCAGCGAGCGCATCAACCACTGGATCGCCGGCTTCTCTTATCTCTATTGCCTGGTCACCGGCCTGGCGTTCTGGTCGCCTTACATGTTCTGGATGGCCGTTGTGCTCGGCGGCGCACCTACGTCTCGCTTCTGGCATCCCTGGGTTGGTTTGGTCTTTACCGTCTCTACTCTCTGGATGTTCAAAGTCTGGCGCGGCGACATGGCCACCACCGACGCCGACCTCGCCTGGAAAAAAGCGATGCCACACTACATCCGCAACGAAGATGACCAGCTTCCGCCCATCGGCCGCTTTAACTACGGCCAGAAATTATTTTTCTGGGTGATGTTGTATGGCGCAATCCTGCTGCTACTTTCCGGCATTGGGCTGTGGTTCGTCGAATCCATCCCCTGGAGTCTGCGCTGGCTGCGTTATCTGGCGGTCACGGTGCACGTCACGGCTGCGCTGGTCACCATTGGCGCCTTCATCATTCATGTTTACATGGGCACGGCCATGGTCAGCGGCGGCTTCACCGCGATCGTCCGCGGAGAAGTTTCAGCCGCCTGGGCCAAGATGCACCACCGGCTCTGGTACGAGCAGGTCACAAAAGAGACCTCCGCAAAGAAATGAACCGCTCAAAGTGGGAGCGGCGCATCCAGCGTGCTGAGGAGTTGGCCTCCGCGCATCCCTTTGCGGCTGAAGTCCTGCAGTTCTATAAGCACATTGCCGGCTTCCAGCAAGCGCTTTATTCCCATATTGAAACTTCTTATATTGAAGCCGCCAACGATAACGCATCGAACAAGAAAGCTTCCGGTTTGCTTCCCGCGGGTTTGCTTCCGGAAGATCTCGACCTTCCTCTGCTGCTGCCAAAATTCTCTGAGTTCCTTTCTGCTGTCGAGAAGGTCGCTCCCCAGCCGATTGCCCAGTCTGCCGCCGATCTGAACGCGCAAGGCGATGGCCGCTGGCAGGATCTGCTCACTTCTTACTGGCGGACTGCGCCCGATTTCCAGCCCACCCCCGAGCACACCGAAACCCTGCTGGCATGGATTTTTCTGCAACCCTACGCCGAGTATCTTGCCGATCACAGCAAACCCGTGCCTCACAACGAGAGAACAGCGGTGTGTCCGTTTTGCTCGGGAAGACCGCTGGTAGGGGTGCTGCGGCCGGAAGGCGATGGCGCGAAGCGCTCTCTGATCTGCTCGCTCTGCTCCACCGAGTGGACCTACGGGCGCATCGTGTGTCCGGCGTGTGGTGAAGAGACGGTCGAGAAGCTCGCGATCTACACCGCCAGCCAATTTCACCAGGTCCGCGTCGAGGCCTGCGATACCTGCCACTACTACATCAAGACCGTGGACCTCACCAAGAACGGCCATGCCGTACCGGTCGTAGATGAACTGGCCACGATTCCGCTGAACCTCTGGGCGCAGGAGCACCAATACATAAAGCTGCAACCCAATTTGCTGGGGATTTAACCGAATTTCTCCGTGCCTCCGCGTAAACTTCCCGACGATGAGGGAAGTCTTAAATTTAGTGAAGGAACTGGCTGATTCTTCTCAAACATGAGACAAGTCAATTATTCTGCCTTGGAAAGGAACCTGACATGCGTCTGCTGCTCTTGCTGATTGCTGTTGTGGCTACGGGACTGGCGCAGCAGCCAACCCAACCTAGCCTCGACAAACGGGCGCGCGCAGCCGTGATCGAAGCGCTTGCTGCGAAACTCAATGCCGGTTACGTGCTGCCTGATTCTTCGCAGAGCATCATTCAAGCCTTGCAGAAGGCACAGCAGGCTGGAGATTACGACGCCGTTCAAACGCCGAAGGAATATGCGGAAATGCTCACAGCCACCTTGCGAAGCGCAAGCCACGATAAGCATCTGTCGGTTTTTTATGATCCCCAGCCGGCCCCGTCTTCTCAAGTTTCACCTAACCCGTCCGATGCGCGGGAACGGTACAATTTCGGCTTCGGCAAGCTTGAGCGCTTGCGAGGCAACGTTGGGTACTTGGAGATCCTGAGTTTCGCACCGGTTGAGCAGGCCGCCGAGACAGGCGGTACCTATCTGAGCGCCCTGGCTAACTTCGACGCAATCATCCTGGATCTTCGCAAGAATGGAGGTGGCAACACGCCGATGGTTGCATTCGTTGCCAGCTACTTTTTCGACGCGAGTCCGGTTCACTTGACAGACATCTACTGGCGCGATTCGAACGAAACCAGTCAGTTCTGGACTTGGCCATTAGTGCCTGGCCGGCGATCGGCACGCCAGCCGCTTTATATCCTTACCAGTGGCTCGACGTTCTCTTCTGCGGAGGATTTTTGTTATTCGCTTCAAAAACTCAAGCGAGCAGTAATCGTTGGGGAGCAGACTGGAGGAGGTGCACATTCCGGAAGGGGGCTGCAACGCCTCACGTCCCTCTTCACGGCCTTTATTCCGGTGGGGCGCTCAATCTCTCCAATTACAAAATCGAACTGGGAGGGCGTTGGCGTCGAACCCGGCCTCAAGACAACCGCCGATAGGGCTCTTGACGAAGCCTACATTCAGGCGTTGAAGGTCCTTCTGGATCGGGAGACCGACGAAGCCTGGAAGCAAAACCTGCAACAGGTCCTTCAGGACTTGACGGCCAAGACCCAACAGGCTGCACCCACCTCTCACTAACTCTTTAGAGTGTAGCGAGGGGCCTCAGCTTTCCCTCTGCGTTGATCTGCCTCTGTGCCTCTTGTGGTGAAAGGCCACCCCAAACTTCCCGCCAAACGCGTTATAAAAGCAGTCAGCATTCAAGCCACAGACGAGAATTAACAACCCGATTCGAAACCGATGATACAATCCAGCCTTCCCTAGGAAAGCCTATCTAGCGGTCCACTGGAGGCGCCTATGCGCCACGCCCTTCGCACTCTCCTCGTGTTTTCACTCTTGCTTACCACCATCGTTTCCATGCAAGCCCAGCAGCCGCTGCAGATGGCCAGCCTGCGTCCTGACCCGCAACTGCGCTGGCAGCGGGTCTCGCCCACGGCGCAGAAACCTGATGGCCCGGTGCTGTATCAGCTTCTGCTCAATGCCAGCGGAAGCGCGGGCACGGTGCCGGTGTTCGACAGCAATCCGCGCCACCTCATCAACTCGCCCATCACGGTAGGCGGAGGCAATGTGGCCATTGGCGGGCTCTCGATCAACGGCGGTTCCGGCATCATCAGCTTTGCCGGCAGTCAGA
Above is a window of Terriglobales bacterium DNA encoding:
- a CDS encoding formate dehydrogenase subunit gamma, giving the protein MSASQAIPASPAASQSSDRIVRYTLSERINHWIAGFSYLYCLVTGLAFWSPYMFWMAVVLGGAPTSRFWHPWVGLVFTVSTLWMFKVWRGDMATTDADLAWKKAMPHYIRNEDDQLPPIGRFNYGQKLFFWVMLYGAILLLLSGIGLWFVESIPWSLRWLRYLAVTVHVTAALVTIGAFIIHVYMGTAMVSGGFTAIVRGEVSAAWAKMHHRLWYEQVTKETSAKK
- a CDS encoding formate dehydrogenase accessory protein FdhE, whose product is MNRSKWERRIQRAEELASAHPFAAEVLQFYKHIAGFQQALYSHIETSYIEAANDNASNKKASGLLPAGLLPEDLDLPLLLPKFSEFLSAVEKVAPQPIAQSAADLNAQGDGRWQDLLTSYWRTAPDFQPTPEHTETLLAWIFLQPYAEYLADHSKPVPHNERTAVCPFCSGRPLVGVLRPEGDGAKRSLICSLCSTEWTYGRIVCPACGEETVEKLAIYTASQFHQVRVEACDTCHYYIKTVDLTKNGHAVPVVDELATIPLNLWAQEHQYIKLQPNLLGI
- a CDS encoding S41 family peptidase, which translates into the protein MRLLLLLIAVVATGLAQQPTQPSLDKRARAAVIEALAAKLNAGYVLPDSSQSIIQALQKAQQAGDYDAVQTPKEYAEMLTATLRSASHDKHLSVFYDPQPAPSSQVSPNPSDARERYNFGFGKLERLRGNVGYLEILSFAPVEQAAETGGTYLSALANFDAIILDLRKNGGGNTPMVAFVASYFFDASPVHLTDIYWRDSNETSQFWTWPLVPGRRSARQPLYILTSGSTFSSAEDFCYSLQKLKRAVIVGEQTGGGAHSGRGLQRLTSLFTAFIPVGRSISPITKSNWEGVGVEPGLKTTADRALDEAYIQALKVLLDRETDEAWKQNLQQVLQDLTAKTQQAAPTSH